The window GTAGAACTCTGTTTAATACCTTTGTCGCCGAAATCACTAGCCGATGCCTTCAGACGAAATTCACATTAGCTTATTAGTTGAaaccaaaaaataaatatattaacttTCTTTACCTCAATTCATTAAAGTTTAGTACAAACTTGTGATGAACATTCCACATTTCCAATTGACATGATTGCTACACAGGCCAACCAACACTATTAAATGACAGTGTTTACAAAATGATTGCCTAGTGAGAAATGACCTGGTGTGATTTTCCGGCTCACTTTTTGAAGTAGCATGAGCATGGTTTTTATCTAATTTGATCATCAAGAGATGATAACACTTAATTTTGTATTGCTATGATTTTGCTCCAGGCAACAGTGTTACACATAAACACCagtttattataaacataattacaaaaataatttggaTTTGTAACTTGATCAAACAATATAAAAAGCTTGGGTTTCAACAGATTTAATTACATAAAGAATTGTTTGAAAGGTTTCATGGTCTATTTCAGTTTACACTTGTGACCTTCATATATCTATTACAAGTGATAATATCTTTGCTTCTATATAAAGAGTTGTTTATGTTAAAACCTGTTGTTATTCAAAAGTGAATCTCGAATTGAACCACCTTATACAAGAATTAAATGAAAACCATATATGATGTTCATGGAAATCAAACGTTTCAGCCAATCACAGGTACATAGGTTGTATTTCTATGTGATGGAACAATTCGTTGTTACTATATTAATTAGGCATCAAATTAGGATTATCATCTGGCCACTGGAGCAATTATTACTAAACATTCATCGTTTTAGGCTATTCATGGAACTTACATTGACAAGAAGTGTCCATTCACTGGTCCAGTAAACATTCGAGGTAGAATCCTAACCGGAGTTGTGAAGAAAATGAAAATGCAAAGAACCATTGTCGTTAGACGTGATTATCTCCATTTTGTCAAGAAATACAGACGTTTTGAGAAGAGGCATAAGAACATGTCTGTACACATCAGTCCCTGTTTCCGGTGAGTTTCAGACTTGCTTTGTTCCAGCATTGCTAACTAGTGTATAAGCCTTGCATTCCAAGATCTGTCACAAATTCGTATTTTTCAAGTATAATTGAACCCTTTGTATGTGGAGATAACAATCGAGCATTGAAAGGTTTCTCTAAATTAATAGTTATAATTCACTTGTGACTACTACTTTATCGTGACATTATTTTGCTTGATTACAGCGTCTTGGAGATGTTATTTTTctggaaaaattgaaatttacattgtgTCATTGTAAGTTCTTTTTACGCGTCTTCTGCTGGTTAGTGAAACCTATGAATGCCAATGATGATGCGCATCAATGTATTACTGGGTAAAATAATGTTAAGGGATTATCAATAAGTAGTCAATCATATTTCTTGTTTCTGGTGCTCCAATTATGTTAATGACTAGGTTATTTTATCGGTCTTTCCGTTATGCATTTCAATAGTAAAATTGTCAGTGTCAACATTCCTACAATCCATTAGCTCagtaataatgaataaatattGATAGTTGATTCTCGTCGTGGAAGCTACCATTTGCTCGGTGTCAATATCTACAGGCAATGCGTGTAGATATTGACACCATGTATGTGAAAAAGGAAAAACATTGATTCTGATACCCTTTTGATGGATGCGTTGGTTTTTTTTTGGCACTGAGTCTTGTTGGTCTTTTTTCAGAATTATTGTACTTAGTCTTCAGGTATTTTGCTATAATGACCTAAACCCTTCAATAGAAAGCGCTGTTTGGATCATGGTGGGCCTTGACCAAATAATGTTAATAGTTACTACCTAGTCTGAAAATTGTGACGATATTGATAACGGAACATTATTACGTAGGCAATGTTAATAACGTTTCACCTTCTGCAGTTAGCATAGTGTAACAACATGCATGATTGTCACAGTGCCGCATTCACTTGTCCGACTCTCTGCTTGCAGTGATGTAAATGTTGGTGATGTGGTGACTGTTGGAGAGTGTCGCCCACTGAGCAAGACTGTCAGGTTTAACGTGATCAAGGTTGCCAAGTCAGCGAAGTCTACCAAGTCCTTTAAAAAATTCTAATCTGTATAGGCTTGTTGGTGGGCAATAAAGTTTACATCAACATTGCTAGTCTTCATTTCAACTTTATATAGTGACAACATTCATGGTATGGCATCTGTTATGATCAGTGTTTGAGATTCTCTTTATCGTGAAATTCAAGACGAACCAACTTAGCATAAACTAAACATGTTGCTGAAGCAGTTATATGAGAGCTACCAGCAGATTTTCTAGGGCACCCAATGTTTCCATGGCTACATTCAATTCCTAGCCTATTTGATATCATTGGTCTCCTAGCAGTTTTGTTGTATGGTGTTATACTTGACAAAATTTGTAAAGACCGGTCGCTGTTGTATCTAAATTCTTTTGGTGCaggttgaaataaaaaatacttgcaGACAAGTTATAGGTAATATACATGCTATGTACATATGTTTAGCGCTTTTGTATAAAGTTGAGCCCTTCGTTTTCTAAATGAAGACATCAAATAAAAGACAGGCATATATAtccctaaattttattggaaaaaataaatgtagAAAAATGTTATTCTGCACATATAAGCTCCATGATCATGAAATATATGAATAGTGAATATTGGCAATCCCTAAATATATGAATAGTGAATGTAATATGTGATAAAAACCAAACCGAATAGTAAAGGCAGTATGAAATTATGAACATATAAAGGACTCTACTTTGTAATATCAAACTGCACATTTTCTGCAAAACTTATATCAGCTGCAAGATATGTTTGCTAGTATAGTGGTCCCAACTCCATTGCATGGAATGTATGCCATTCAATTATAACAATCAGATGCTCTACAAGAACTAAGATGCAAAATCTCTTGATGTTTTCTAAGCTAAATAAACATGGAAAATCAAATTTGCAAcatttctgacaaaagtggagtGAGGTCAGGTCGAATACGGTGTCGAATTCGGGAGAGACACTTTTTGTTAACCTCAGTCGTTTCCCGTAGCAGTGGCAAAATAAGCAACGTTTCTGCTACTATATTTGGCTCGTCTGGGTGATTCTTTTGCATACAATATTGaaacacctgtaaaatataaAATCGAGTAACAAACCTGTAAGATTTCAAACAGCTGATTCCCCTTGCAGTGAGCAGCTTGTTGGAAGACTTAGTATACATAACAAGGAGGAGGGCTGTatacaacttttaaaaacttcagcTATAAAATGAATGAGGAAAAATCTTGCAAATTATCAGATTTGTAATACTGTAAGGTTGATGTGATAATTTAAGTAAAGTTGGGCAAAATATATCCATTCAATTATTTGATTGCTCAAATATGCATCAATGTGAATTTCTGTAGCTATTATGTTGCAATGAACATAATAGACAATTGAATTCACATGCAGTTAAAATTCTTCCAATGTAAATGAGATTAACAATTATAGCTTTGGAAGCTTAAAACCCATAAAACCAGAATGACGACCTTACAAAGTTAATTAAAAAATGTTATCCACCATTTTGCTCTAttcaaaaataacaaatacactGATTGACTATTGATGAAGCTTAGCACATGTACATAAGTATCACAGCTCGCCGAGATTAAACAAGGCATAAAGGTGGTCAGTAACCAACTCATAAGCTGAACCtctcaaatcaattttgaaaTAGCAATACTTCATTAACAATTTGTGGGAATAAATTAGACATTCCTCGAGGAATCGGATTTGATAGAGATATGTAAATGCTCGCGATTAGTTGTGTCATGTTGTAGCTCAATCTGCTTTGAAAACAATATAATACTGCAATATGCCTATTCAAGACTTCCATGAATACAACAAGCATTGAAGGAGTAACTGAATTTCAGAGCTGGAATAGCGTTGATCATTTCACAGGATATTTGTGTCTATAACTATCCAGATTTGCCACCACTACGTAAGTGGATTTTACTTTCATCTAAACTACCCTTTCGACCAATAAACAAAAGATAGGTATCTTACCATTAGAAGTACTTGTGAGTTACTCGGCAAATCTTTTTAAGCGAATATATGTTCCTGTATGGTGATCGGCTAGTAAAATACAAGCAGCTGCTCGTTACTATGTAATAAATTAAGGGTTGTTTCccttatatataaaattatatgtacTATGACAGGAGCAGATAACTCAGCGTTGTACTCCTTCTCATAaccctactaatattattacacCTTTATTTTCTACTGATGGTTAGTGATTTTTGTATTTCACTGTTCTTTTCCTTTGAACAATTAGTAATTAAATACTATTAGTTTCTTTTGTCTAAAATAGTTTGAGAAATGGAGACATTTAGCTCCATTACGCTTCTTTCTAAACTGTCATTTCTCAAACAGTAAAGCTAAAAGATCCTGATTGAAAACAACTAAACAATGGTATGTTTTGAAGAGTCAACACTGCCATTGACATAAAATCACACTAAACGGAAGCTGTATGTAGTGTTCAGGTAGATTAAAACAGTCTATTAGTGGTTAAGTTAATAAAAAACATGAACAGATTATGAAAAGATCTGTAATTTGTCTTTGAATATCATTACTATTCAATTTGCAAATTATTGCtggtttttttctaaaatgctGGAAAGATACCCTAGCCTGAATGATGAGCATAAGAAAACCACTGGCATCACTGAAAATCATCAAGAACCTAGCTCTTAGGAGCAACAAAATACTTGCGGCAGCTATCTGCatttaacttattgtaaaacctctaattgaacgccatctctaattgaatgccacctctgtttgaacgccacctctatttgaacaccacttctatttaaacgccacctctatttgactgccactatggaagggttgaaaaatagagcgccactttgacattcttagatctttacaaacccataatagtgatcaatagaaaagtgtccacaaaatcgtattaattgtttacatcaataacaattaattctcttgttGTTCAATTCCAgagctttttgctttttttcgttaaaactgtgaaagcaacaccatagaaataattaataactgtatcaggctaatagtagtccCTTTTTTAACGCGGTCTTAAAGACCGCATTTTATAACtctgtagtacatgtatatataaaaaaccgTTTACATTTAGGAtggtatatgaatgactagttttaggctaaaggtTGTGTTTAGGAAGCAAAACTCTTATGCGTTGCATTTGTGTCAAATGCAACGCACAAATTTTGCTCTTCTAAAAAAATTCCTGGATGCTAATAtaaactagttcagcagtgcataAGAAGTTAAAGATGTGACTGCATCTAAAAAGttgatcaaatgaaattaagatcAATAAAAAGCTAGACCATCAGCttcaatttgatgtcatttttgtctttgtagacaaACCCTGTCCAATGAGATAAGCGTTTAAATGAGATCATTTTTTTaaacgctcagattcaagtgggtgcttcattcgtgacgtgtatagtaatacatgtgaaaagagtccacaagcgataaatataagatcttttttttagccaatcatcagcacaaaatttttatatcagttataataaatgttatcgctcgtaaaacgcgttgtctgtgatctcgaagttTTACTCAATCGCGCAgaattttctgagcatcaggtggttaaagttgggggcagacagcttatggttagagctgacaggcgtcagcagcagTTTGCTGCAAAGGAAGATaagagaatggaggtaaatttatctttaactttgagtctcctatatatatatatatatatatatatatatgtatactgttgtgtttacattcagattatatttccttGTTTGAGACTATAATGTACTATAatgcacagtgagttcttgcTACAAAATAAACGATGTTGATTGTTAAATTGACGgctaagtaataaaattataacttgcTATCACGAATCGTCGtttcataattattttatcgtttcacctagctataatatttgcttcaaattttctttggcagtttcacctagtaaattagatttatgattagaatttatattcactgctcacttgtagaAAACGAGaaaaatcaattgatcaatgctcatctttaactcccAGAAACAAAACTTTGAATTGCTGGCTCGGAGtgcttatttttaaaattacactcgcaatatatctaactcccaatttgaaagcttt of the Watersipora subatra chromosome 4, tzWatSuba1.1, whole genome shotgun sequence genome contains:
- the LOC137392769 gene encoding small ribosomal subunit protein uS17-like, which translates into the protein MAEQVERAFQKQGNVNLNKKSLLMSKNKANPRWYKNIGLGFKTPREAIHGTYIDKKCPFTGPVNIRGRILTGVVKKMKMQRTIVVRRDYLHFVKKYRRFEKRHKNMSVHISPCFRDVNVGDVVTVGECRPLSKTVRFNVIKVAKSAKSTKSFKKF